TTCGGCACGCCCAGCCGCAAACTGGAGTTTTTCAGCGCCACCCTGGCCGATTGGGGCTGGCCGGAGCGGGAACACGTCATCCCCTGGCCGTTGCCGAGCCATGTCCACCCCGACCGCATTGACCGGGAGAGGGGGGAGATGCTGCTGCTGCCCAACTTCCGCCTGCCCACGCTGATCCACACGCGCAGCGCCAACGCCAAGTGGCTCTACGAGATCAGTCACAAGAACCCGATCTGGCTGCACCCCACCGATGCGGCGCGGCTGGGCGTGGGCAGCGATGACCTGGTGCGGGTGGACACCGAGATCGGCTATTTCGTGGACAAGGTGTGGGTGACAGAGGCCATCCGCCCCGGCGTGATCGCGGTCAGCCATCACCTGGGCCGCTGGCGCTTGCAGGCGGAGCAGGGCGTCAATCGCGCCGCCTCCAGCCTGGTGCAGATCGAGCACGACGGCCAGGGCGGTTACAAGCTCAATGTGCGGCAGGGCGCTCAGGCCTGGTCATCCGCCGACCCAGACACGGCGCGGGTGTGGTGGAAAGAGACCGGCGTGCATCAAAACCTGACGCACGCCGTGCATCCCGACCCCATCAGCGGCGCCCACTGTTGGCTGCAGAGGGCGGTCAGCGTGCGCAAGGCCGCCGCGGACGAGCGTTACGGCGACGTTTTCGTGGACACCAAGCGCTCGATGGCCGTGTATCGGCAGTGGCTGCAACAGACGCGCTCGGCGGTCGAGCACAGCCCCGACGGCACGCGGCGGCCGTACTGGCTCAACCGCCCGCTGAAGCCGGTCAAGGCCGCGTACAGGCTGCCGGAAGATGGGCGGTAGGCGATAGCGCTTCGTGCCAACTGCCACGCGCCCGCGCCAGCCGCACCCTACCGTCGCAGTTGGCGCCGCATCCTGTCGAACACATCCACCCCCATTTGCAGCAAGAGGTGGGGGATGTCGAACGGAATCCAGTTCTCGACGATCGTTTCCTCGTCGCAGCGGTAGAAATCCATCACCCGCATCGCCAGCCGCTTGCCCGTGGGCGGCATGCCCAAGAAGCCGCCGCCCGTGTGTGTGGCCTGCACATAGCCCCAGCCGCCCGTCACCGCATAGTCGCCATCGCCGATGCGGATGAAGTGGCCGATGGCGCTGCCGCCGCGGTCGGGGAAGGCCACCAGAAAGGGGATCTGGTGGTAGTCTTCGAAGCCCTTCAACCCGCGCGTCGTCCCGATCCCGGCTGGCCCGGAATACATGAAATGGGGATGCCAGTGCTTGACCATCTCCATCGCGTCCAAAGCAGCGCGGGTAGGTGGGCCGCCGGGGAATTGGTGCAGCGCCGCGTGCATACGCAACACCCGCTCGATCGCGCGCTGTGAGAGGGCGTTGTCTTGCGGGCTGAGGATGACGCCGTCGTGCGTGGCCGGTGGGAGCCAGCGCATCTCCTGGCCCAGGCTGGGCGCCAGCGGCCAGCAGCCGGCCTGCCGCATCAGGTCGAGGAAATCGATGAAGACATAGCTGGCGGCGATCTTGCCCTCGCGCAGTTCGTGGCCCTCGGCGAAGCGCACGGCCACCACGCCGCGCGTGGCCGGGATGCCCAGCCAATCGTGCTCGAACGTGCCCACGTAGTGCCCACTGCAGCCAATCCAGTGAGCGCCGCGGTAGCGACCGCCGGCCACGATGTCGTGGCGCCGCTCGAGGTCGGGCAGCGCCCGCCGCAGCGGCCGCCAGAGTTGCTCAGTCACTGCGGCGAGGTCGCTCAGTTCGTCGAGCGGATGCGTCACCTTCACGCCGGCGCCGGCGTGATAGCCTGCCGCCACGGCGTCGGCCAGGTCCGCCTCGCCCGCGTCCACGAGCGATTGCATGATCGCGATCAGCCGTCGCTTGTTGGCGATGTTTTCCGTCTGATCGACGGCTTCGAAAACGTAACCGGGTGGGTTGGTTCTGTTGTTGGTCATATCGCTTGATCCTTTATGGATGGCTAGCTAAAGAAATGATACTCGGTACTGAAACGTGATGCGTGATGTGTGAAAATCGCCGACGTTTTCTCACGTTTCACGCTTCACGGTTTATGACCTTCATCACAAATCAACCTAGCGATCCATAGTTGGTTTGTGATCGAGGCCGAAGCTGCTTGCTTGGGGCCTGACGAAGGGTGAAGTGCGGAGCGTGAGCAGGCGAGGAGGAACGATGCCCTTGAACCTGGCGCCTCACCGTCGCGCCGCCGTCAGCTCGCGCATACGGGCGCGGACATCGACGCCGATCTGATGATAGACATGTAGCAGGTCCACCAGCACCCAATTCTCGCGGATCAGCCCATCTTCGCAGCGCCAGAAATCCAGGCTGCGCATGGTGATCTGCTGGCCGGAAGGGGCGATGCCCAGCCAGCCGTCGCCGCTGATCGTCATCGTCATGTTCGGCCAGCCGGTGGTGCCCACGTAACCCCCCTCGGCAAAGAAGGTGTGGGCGAGAGTGACGGCGCCGTGGCGGTCGGGCATGGCCTTGAGGAAGGGGATCTGGTGCCAGCGGCGGAAGCCGGCAATGCCGCGCATCGAGCCGATGCCGGCCGGGCCGTACCAGCAGAACTTGGGATGCCAGTAGCGCTCCAGCCGCATCACCTCCGGCCCGCCGCCCAAGGGATGCTTGCCCATATCGGTGAGCATGGCCAGCACCAGTTGCAGGCTGGCGGCGGAGCTGGCTTCTGCTTGGGGGCGGGAAGAGAGGCCATCCTGGGTGGCAGGAGCGGGCGCGGGCCAGTTGACGCCGAGGCTGGGCGTCATCGGCCAGGCGCTGGCCTGCATCATCACCTGGGGGATGTCCCACAGCGCCTGCATCTCCACGATCCGTTCCTCCTCGAGGCGGAAGAACTCGTGATAGCGCATGGCCACGAGATGCTGCGTGGGGGGGATGTCGAGCCAGGGCTGCTCGAAGACACCGACGTAATGCCCGGCGCAGCCGATCCAGTGCTGATCCTTGCTTTCGCCGGCGATGAAAATGAAATCGCGGCGCTCCAGGTCGGGGATGGCAGCCAGCAGGGGCCGGTAGGCCTGCTCGAAGAGCTCGTCCGGCCCGACCAGATCCTCGAACGGGAAGGCGAGATGGATGGCGCAGGCGGGCGCAAACAGCCGGCGCAACTGTCCCGGCAGCGCTGATGCCTGGCAATCATACAGCGCCGCCCGGAACGGCTGGAAAAACCACTTGTTGTCCTGGCGTCTCACAGTCATCGCCTCCTTGTCATCGAAACTCTCTCAACTGACCACTGATCACTGACCACTGCCCCCTGCACCCTACCCCTTCACCGCCCCCGCCGCCAACCCCTTGACCAGGTTCTTCTGGAAGAACAGGATCACGATCACGATCGGGATGGTGGCCGAGACGGCCGAGGCAGCGGCCAGGGTGAGATGGCGCGGGTCCTCGCCGCCGGTGAAGCGCGAGATGGCCACCGGCAGGGTCCAGTTCGTTTGGGTGAGGACGCGCACGAGCAGGAATTCGTTGTAGGCCAGAAGCAGGGTGAAGAGGGCGGTGGAGATGATCCCCGGCCAGGTGATGGGGATGATCACCCGCAGGAAGGAGGTGAGGCGGTTGCAGCCATCCACCATCGCCGCTTCTTCCAGTTCTTTGGGGATGTCCATGAAGAAACTGCGCAACATCCAGATGGTGAAAGGCTGATTGACCGCCACCAGGGTGATGACGAGCAGAAGACGGGTGTCCAGCAAGTTGAGCGCCGCCCCGATCCAGTAGTAGGGCAAGATGAAGGCCAGCCGCGGCAAGGCCCGGAACCCCAACGCCGCCACAAGGATGACCACGCCGGCCAACCCGTTATAGCGGGCCAGGCCATATCCCGCTAGACAGCCGATCGAGATCGAGATGGTGATTGTGCCCACGGTGACGAGGAGCGTGTTGAGGAAGTAATCGTAGAATTTCGCCACATCCACCAGCCGCGGGATGCCCCACAGCAGCAGGGCGAACCCGACCGCCACCAACGCGTAGACGAAGCCGGTGCGGACGGGGATGTAGCGGGCAAAGAGAAGCAGGCAGACGAGGATGACCAGGGCGGCGAGGAGGAAAAAGGCGATGGCGGCGCCGTTTTCGGGCACAGAACGCAGCCACAGGTCGCGGTAGTTCTCCCAGGTGGGGCTGAAGATGAACTTGGGCGTGCGCGAATTGGCATCGGGCAGCGTCTTGAACGATTGCAGCAGCGTCCAGAAGAAGGGCAGGAGGCTGTAGACTGCAAACAGGATCAGAGCGAGGTGGATCGCCAGCCGCCCCCAGGCATTGTTGACCTTGTCCATGCTTAACGCTCCTCGATTTGTTGCCGGTAGGCTTGGATCAGATTGGGGATGAGGACGATCATGACGCCGACGACGGTGAGCACGGCCATGGCATTGGCCTTGTCCAGCCGCTGCACGGTGACCGCCGTCTGGAAGGTGTAGGTCATCACCGTATCGGCCTTGTAGATCGGGTTCATCTGCGAGATGACGAAGACGCTATCGAAGACGCGGTAGGCGTCCATGATCGAGATCAGCAGGATGAGAATCGTCAGGGACCGCAGGTGGGGGAGGACGATGTGGCGGATCTTCTGCAGGCGGGTGGCGCCGTCGATGGAAGCCGCTTCGATCTGATCGTGCGAAAGCGTTTGTAGGCCGGCAAAGTAGGTCACCAGCGAGAAAGGCGCCATGGCCCAGACGCCGTAGAGGATGATCAAGGCTTTGACTGAGACCTCGCTGTAGCGAAACTTCGTGTCCAAGAGCATCTGGTAGAGCCAGCGCAAAAGGCCGGACGGCTCGAACAACTGCTTGAACATCAGTGTGCCCACGATGGGGACGATGATGAACGGCAACAGGAAGATCGAGAGGTAGACGCCGCGGGCCAGGCCGGAGACCTGATCCAGCAAGAGGGCGATGGTGAAGCCGGTGAAGATGGTCGCCGGCACGACGATCAGGGCGTAGATGGCGGTAAAACGGAAGGATTGCCAGAACTTGGGATCGGTGAGAACATCGATGTAGTTGCGCAGACCGATGAACTGCGGGGAGTTGATGTTGTTGTAGGTGAAGAAGTTCATCCCCAACCAGATCGCCATCAGCAGTGGGATCACCATCAGCAGCGTCATGACGATCATGCTGGGGGCGGCAAAACGGAAGAAAGTGCCTCGACTCATCGTTCACCTCCGGCTCGAAGAAGCGAAGTCGGAAGCACGGTGTGCTCATGCTTCCGACTTCGCTGGCGACTGTGTTAGCTCTTGATGTAGCCCTGCGCCGTTGCCTCTTCGATGTAGGCCTTCGCGGCGGCGTCGAGCGCCTCCTGGGCGGTCATTTCGCCAGTGCCTACCAGGGGGAGGAACTGGCCGAGTTTGGTGCGGACGATGCCGACGGCGGGGTTCTTGTCGTAGATGCCGATGCCCTCGTCGATCGTTTGGTTGGCGGCTGCCATGTACGGGCCGCCGTACTGCGCTACCGCCTGGCGGGTGGCCATGCCCACCTCAGCGGCGTCGCGCTGGCTGCGTTCGTCCGCGGCCTCCATGATGATGCGGAAGATCAGGTCGGGGTCGTTGGTCGTCTTGGCCGGAATCATGTAGAAGTCGTTCCAGGCCGAACCGGCGCGCGGGCCGCCGGCGACGGCGCGCGGGGCCGGCGCATAGGCGATCACGTCGCCCAGCTTGGTGCGGTCGGGCTTGCTCATGTTGGCGGCGCGGCTGGCCCACATGTTGGTGGCCGGCAGGGTGCCCTGTTGCACCGCCACTTCCTGGTCGTTGAGGGCGAACGAGTAGCCGTCAGGCCCCATACAGGCGTTGGCAATCTCGATCAGCTTCTCGACCGCCTTGACGCCTTCCTCGCCAGCAAAGGCGGGCATGTTCTTGTCATCCAGGAAGTCGCCGCCAAAGGCGCGCAGCATCTGGAAGAACTCAAGTTCCCAGGCCCAGCCGGCAGAGAGATTGATGGTGAAGGGCATGTCCCAGTCGGGGTTGTCGAGGCCGATGGTGTTGCACATCTTGATCACATCATCATAGGTGTCGGGAACGGAGAGACCCAGCTTATCGAAGACATCCTTGCGGTAGATGAGGTGCAGGGTGTTGGCGACGATGGGCACGCCATAGATCTTGCCATCGATGGTGGCGCCTTCCCAGGCTTTTTCGGGGATGTCGCCCAGGTTGTATTCATCCCAATACTTCTCGACCAGGTCGTTGAGCGGCATCATCCAACCCACACCCGCCCATGCGCCTACCTGGGAGTTGGCCCCGTGGACGATGTCGAACGGTGAGTCGCCGCCGGCCGAGAGGGCCAGCCGCACCTGCTCCTGGGCGTCGGCCGAGGCCAGCAGGTTGGCGTTGACCTTGAGGTTCTCGATGCGGTTGCACTTCAGCAGTTCTTCGGCGTAGAAGTCGGTAATGGGGAACGACCAACCGATCATGTTGATC
The sequence above is drawn from the Caldilineales bacterium genome and encodes:
- a CDS encoding sugar ABC transporter permease, whose translation is MSRGTFFRFAAPSMIVMTLLMVIPLLMAIWLGMNFFTYNNINSPQFIGLRNYIDVLTDPKFWQSFRFTAIYALIVVPATIFTGFTIALLLDQVSGLARGVYLSIFLLPFIIVPIVGTLMFKQLFEPSGLLRWLYQMLLDTKFRYSEVSVKALIILYGVWAMAPFSLVTYFAGLQTLSHDQIEAASIDGATRLQKIRHIVLPHLRSLTILILLISIMDAYRVFDSVFVISQMNPIYKADTVMTYTFQTAVTVQRLDKANAMAVLTVVGVMIVLIPNLIQAYRQQIEER
- a CDS encoding ester cyclase; this encodes MRRQDNKWFFQPFRAALYDCQASALPGQLRRLFAPACAIHLAFPFEDLVGPDELFEQAYRPLLAAIPDLERRDFIFIAGESKDQHWIGCAGHYVGVFEQPWLDIPPTQHLVAMRYHEFFRLEEERIVEMQALWDIPQVMMQASAWPMTPSLGVNWPAPAPATQDGLSSRPQAEASSAASLQLVLAMLTDMGKHPLGGGPEVMRLERYWHPKFCWYGPAGIGSMRGIAGFRRWHQIPFLKAMPDRHGAVTLAHTFFAEGGYVGTTGWPNMTMTISGDGWLGIAPSGQQITMRSLDFWRCEDGLIRENWVLVDLLHVYHQIGVDVRARMRELTAARR
- a CDS encoding ester cyclase translates to MTNNRTNPPGYVFEAVDQTENIANKRRLIAIMQSLVDAGEADLADAVAAGYHAGAGVKVTHPLDELSDLAAVTEQLWRPLRRALPDLERRHDIVAGGRYRGAHWIGCSGHYVGTFEHDWLGIPATRGVVAVRFAEGHELREGKIAASYVFIDFLDLMRQAGCWPLAPSLGQEMRWLPPATHDGVILSPQDNALSQRAIERVLRMHAALHQFPGGPPTRAALDAMEMVKHWHPHFMYSGPAGIGTTRGLKGFEDYHQIPFLVAFPDRGGSAIGHFIRIGDGDYAVTGGWGYVQATHTGGGFLGMPPTGKRLAMRVMDFYRCDEETIVENWIPFDIPHLLLQMGVDVFDRMRRQLRR
- a CDS encoding carbohydrate ABC transporter permease; the encoded protein is MDKVNNAWGRLAIHLALILFAVYSLLPFFWTLLQSFKTLPDANSRTPKFIFSPTWENYRDLWLRSVPENGAAIAFFLLAALVILVCLLLFARYIPVRTGFVYALVAVGFALLLWGIPRLVDVAKFYDYFLNTLLVTVGTITISISIGCLAGYGLARYNGLAGVVILVAALGFRALPRLAFILPYYWIGAALNLLDTRLLLVITLVAVNQPFTIWMLRSFFMDIPKELEEAAMVDGCNRLTSFLRVIIPITWPGIISTALFTLLLAYNEFLLVRVLTQTNWTLPVAISRFTGGEDPRHLTLAAASAVSATIPIVIVILFFQKNLVKGLAAGAVKG
- a CDS encoding extracellular solute-binding protein, which produces MFAPKRTAPTTRLLLLTVLALAILALAACATATPEVVTVVQTVEVTKEVKVVETVEVPKEVIVEVTKEVIVDPTECNLAAPEKATEINMIGWSFPITDFYAEELLKCNRIENLKVNANLLASADAQEQVRLALSAGGDSPFDIVHGANSQVGAWAGVGWMMPLNDLVEKYWDEYNLGDIPEKAWEGATIDGKIYGVPIVANTLHLIYRKDVFDKLGLSVPDTYDDVIKMCNTIGLDNPDWDMPFTINLSAGWAWELEFFQMLRAFGGDFLDDKNMPAFAGEEGVKAVEKLIEIANACMGPDGYSFALNDQEVAVQQGTLPATNMWASRAANMSKPDRTKLGDVIAYAPAPRAVAGGPRAGSAWNDFYMIPAKTTNDPDLIFRIIMEAADERSQRDAAEVGMATRQAVAQYGGPYMAAANQTIDEGIGIYDKNPAVGIVRTKLGQFLPLVGTGEMTAQEALDAAAKAYIEEATAQGYIKS